From Streptosporangium album, the proteins below share one genomic window:
- a CDS encoding VOC family protein codes for MGSWPTGIGAITLFVEDLDAAKQFYREVFGLPVKFEDDDSAVFDFGNTIINLLRTTAARELIEPAGVAPREIGSRIQLTIDVDDVDAMCAELAARGVKLLNGPMDRPWGIRTASFSDPGGHIWEIAK; via the coding sequence GTGGGCTCGTGGCCGACGGGTATCGGTGCCATCACTCTGTTCGTCGAGGACTTGGACGCCGCCAAGCAGTTCTACCGGGAGGTCTTCGGCCTGCCGGTGAAGTTCGAGGACGACGACTCGGCCGTGTTCGACTTCGGGAACACGATCATCAACCTGCTGAGGACCACAGCGGCGCGTGAGCTCATCGAGCCCGCAGGGGTGGCACCTCGCGAGATCGGATCCCGCATTCAGCTCACCATCGACGTGGACGACGTGGATGCCATGTGCGCGGAGTTGGCCGCTCGTGGAGTGAAGCTGCTGAACGGCCCGATGGATCGGCCCTGGGGCATACGGACCGCCAGCTTCAGCGATCCCGGCGGCCACATCTGGGAGATCGCGAAGTAA